A DNA window from Loxodonta africana isolate mLoxAfr1 chromosome 7, mLoxAfr1.hap2, whole genome shotgun sequence contains the following coding sequences:
- the LOC100670944 gene encoding olfactory receptor 5G3-like, with protein sequence MEDKNQTVVTEFLFLGLTDHLQQQIILFILLLFVYLMTLWGNLGMITLILTDSRLCTPMYFFLSHLSFVDICSSSSIAPKMLCDIFVEKKGISFLGCAAQMWFSGLFVATECFLLTSMAYDRYVAICKPLLYTLIMSQRICVQLVVGPYAIAFMSTVTHTTLTFCLPFCGPNIINHFFCDISPLLSLACADTWINKLVLFVLAGAIVVLSGLIIMASYVCILVAILKIQSADGRWKAFSTCSSHLAAVFILYGTLFFIYVLPNSSSSLDINKVISLFYTLAIPMLNPIIYSLRNEQVKDAFRRKFERKKKHSIA encoded by the coding sequence ATGGAGGATAAGAATCAGACAGTAGTGACTGAATTTCTTTTCTTGGGCCTCACAGATCATCTCCAACAGCAGATTATTCTCTTCATTCTGCTTCTCTTTGTTTATCTCATGACACTGTGGGGTAACCTGGGAATGATCACATTGATACTGACTGATTCTAGACTCTGCACTCCAATGTACTTTTTTCTTAGCCACTTGTCCTTTGTTGATATTTGTTCCTCTTCTTCCATTGCCCCAAAGATGCTGTGTGACATCTTTGTGGAGAAAAAAGGCATCTCCTTCCTGGGTTGTGCTGCACAGATGTGGTTCTCTGGTCTCTTTGTGGCAACTGAGTGTTTCCTCTTGACTTCCATGGCATATGATAggtatgtggccatctgtaagccctTGTTGTACACACTTATTATGTCCCAGCGCATCTGTGTGCAGCTAGTGGTAGGGCCTTATGCTATTGCTTTTATGAGCACCGTGACCCATACAACATTGACTTTTTGCTTACCCTTCTGTGGTCCAAATAtcatcaatcactttttctgtgatatTTCACCACTGCTCTCCCTGGCATGTGCAGACACCTGGATCAATAAGTTGGTGCTTTTTGTCTTGGCTGGAGCTATAGTAGTTCTGAGTGGTCTGATCATTATGGCCTCCTATGTTTGTATCCTGGTAGCCATCTTGAAGATCCAGTCTGCTGATGGGAGGTGGAAAGCCTTCTCCACGTGTTCATCTCATCTGGCAGCTGTTTTTATCCTATATGGGAcccttttctttatttatgttctGCCTAACTCAAGTTCCTCCCTAGATATCAATAAAGTGATTTCCCTGTTTTATACCTTGGCAATCCCCATGTTGAACCCCATCATTTACAGCCTGAGAAATGAACAGGTAAAAGATGCATTCAGGAGGaagtttgaaagaaaaaaaaaacattctattGCATAG